Proteins encoded by one window of Deinococcus radiodurans R1 = ATCC 13939 = DSM 20539:
- the infC gene encoding translation initiation factor IF-3, with protein sequence MITIAKDLKVNEQIRVRQVRLIGAEGEQIGIIDTREAMNMAREKSLDLVMVSPQAVPPVCRLLDYGRFRYEQQQNEKENRKRARSQEVKAIKFRVKIDDNDFKTKTGHVRRFLNEGHKVKVTIMFRGRERTHPELGERILVRVAETLADVGAPEGNPSMMGMDMNMIMAPKAPASPKKDKADRPEGDAGDTDMAAPAPAPAAAPETESAPSA encoded by the coding sequence GTGATAACCATAGCGAAAGATCTTAAGGTCAACGAGCAGATTCGCGTCCGGCAGGTCCGCCTGATCGGCGCGGAAGGGGAGCAGATCGGGATTATCGATACCCGCGAGGCCATGAACATGGCCCGTGAAAAGAGCTTGGACCTCGTGATGGTCAGCCCGCAGGCTGTGCCGCCCGTCTGCCGCCTCCTCGATTATGGCCGCTTCCGCTACGAGCAGCAGCAAAACGAGAAGGAAAACCGCAAGCGCGCCCGCTCGCAAGAAGTCAAGGCGATCAAGTTCCGCGTCAAGATCGACGACAACGATTTCAAGACCAAGACCGGACACGTGCGGCGCTTTCTCAACGAGGGCCACAAGGTCAAGGTCACCATCATGTTCCGTGGCCGCGAACGGACGCACCCCGAACTCGGCGAGCGCATCCTGGTGCGCGTCGCTGAAACGCTGGCCGATGTCGGCGCGCCCGAAGGCAACCCCAGCATGATGGGCATGGACATGAACATGATCATGGCCCCCAAGGCCCCGGCGTCCCCCAAGAAGGACAAGGCCGACCGCCCCGAGGGCGACGCTGGTGACACGGACATGGCGGCTCCGGCCCCCGCGCCCGCCGCTGCCCCCGAAACCGAGAGCGCTCCGAGCGCCTGA
- the thrS gene encoding threonine--tRNA ligase, which produces MHVTLPDGKQLDLQPGATALDAAKAIGPRLAQDALGATANGELTDLMTPLSDGASITLITKKNPGDAAPLFRHSLGHVMSQAVGEYYKAKGYGPDAIKRGVGPYIENGWYQDFDLPEPLKEEDLPEIEKIMRDIIGRGLDITRREISKDEALAQFPHDPYKAELIEGLPDDEPITFYSQGDYTDLCRGPHFPSTGKLPQSFKLMSTSGAYWRGNEKNPILQRIYGVAFATQKELDEYLFQLEEAKRRDHRKLGKELELFTIDPLVGKGLPLWLPNGTVLREELTNFMKEQQFQRGYQGVVTPNIGNLDLYRTSGHYPYYSESQFNPIQVDEEEYMLKPMNCPHHVRIYASKPRSYRDLPVRLAEFGTVYRYEQSGELNGLTRVRGFTQDDAHIFCRPDQLKREFLDVLDLTVLVLKTFGMTDVRFRVGVRDPESDKYVGDEQNWALAERQIIEAVEEVGLPYTIEPGDAAFYGPKLDFVVKDVLGREWQLGTIQVDYNLPERFDISYTGEDGQEHRPIMIHRAPFGSIERFTGILIEHYAGDFPLWLAPRQVMIIPIADRHNAYAEELREELHRAGLRAEVDDSSNRMQAKVRDAELHKIPVMLIVGDKEQEAREVSVRERTGEGTKERKGVKFDELKAELLERRKNRS; this is translated from the coding sequence ATGCACGTCACCCTTCCCGACGGTAAACAACTCGACCTTCAACCCGGCGCCACGGCGCTCGACGCCGCCAAAGCCATCGGCCCGCGCCTGGCGCAAGACGCCCTGGGCGCCACCGCCAATGGCGAACTTACCGACCTGATGACGCCGCTGAGTGATGGCGCCAGCATCACCCTGATCACCAAGAAGAATCCCGGCGACGCCGCGCCGCTGTTCCGGCACTCGCTGGGCCACGTCATGAGTCAGGCGGTGGGCGAATATTACAAGGCCAAAGGCTACGGCCCCGACGCCATCAAGCGCGGGGTGGGGCCGTACATCGAAAACGGCTGGTATCAGGATTTCGACCTGCCCGAGCCGCTGAAAGAAGAGGACCTGCCCGAGATCGAAAAGATCATGCGCGACATCATCGGGCGCGGCCTGGACATCACCCGGCGCGAAATCAGCAAAGACGAGGCGCTGGCGCAGTTTCCCCACGACCCCTACAAGGCTGAGCTGATCGAGGGTTTGCCGGACGACGAACCCATCACCTTCTACAGCCAGGGCGACTACACCGACCTGTGCCGGGGGCCGCACTTCCCTAGCACTGGCAAGCTGCCGCAGAGCTTCAAGCTGATGAGCACCAGCGGCGCGTACTGGCGCGGCAACGAGAAAAACCCCATCCTCCAGCGCATCTACGGCGTGGCGTTCGCCACCCAGAAGGAACTGGACGAGTACCTGTTTCAGCTCGAAGAAGCCAAGCGGCGCGACCACCGCAAGCTGGGCAAGGAACTTGAACTGTTCACCATCGACCCGCTGGTGGGCAAGGGCCTGCCGCTGTGGCTGCCCAACGGCACGGTGCTGCGCGAAGAGCTGACCAACTTCATGAAAGAGCAGCAGTTCCAGCGCGGTTACCAGGGCGTGGTGACGCCCAACATCGGGAACCTCGACCTGTACCGCACCTCCGGGCACTACCCGTACTACTCCGAGTCTCAGTTCAACCCGATTCAGGTGGACGAGGAAGAGTACATGCTCAAGCCCATGAACTGCCCGCATCACGTGCGAATTTACGCCAGCAAGCCGCGCAGCTACCGCGACCTGCCGGTGCGGCTGGCCGAGTTCGGCACGGTGTACCGCTACGAGCAGTCGGGCGAACTCAACGGCCTGACCCGCGTGCGCGGCTTCACGCAGGACGACGCCCACATCTTCTGCCGCCCGGACCAGCTCAAGCGCGAGTTTCTGGACGTGCTCGACCTGACGGTGCTGGTGCTCAAGACCTTCGGCATGACCGACGTGCGTTTCCGCGTGGGCGTGCGCGACCCCGAGTCCGACAAGTACGTGGGCGACGAGCAGAACTGGGCGCTGGCTGAGCGCCAGATTATCGAGGCGGTGGAGGAAGTCGGCCTGCCCTACACCATCGAACCCGGCGACGCAGCCTTCTATGGCCCCAAGCTCGACTTCGTGGTCAAGGACGTGCTGGGGCGCGAGTGGCAGCTCGGGACCATTCAGGTGGACTACAACCTGCCCGAGCGCTTCGACATCTCCTACACCGGCGAGGACGGGCAGGAGCACCGCCCGATCATGATTCACCGCGCGCCCTTCGGGTCCATCGAGCGCTTCACCGGCATCCTGATCGAGCACTACGCGGGCGACTTTCCGCTGTGGCTGGCGCCCCGGCAGGTCATGATCATCCCTATTGCCGACCGCCACAACGCCTACGCTGAGGAGCTGCGTGAGGAACTGCACCGCGCCGGGTTGCGCGCCGAGGTGGACGATTCCTCCAACCGCATGCAGGCCAAGGTCCGCGACGCCGAGCTGCACAAGATTCCGGTGATGCTGATCGTGGGCGACAAGGAGCAGGAGGCCCGCGAGGTCAGCGTGCGCGAGCGCACCGGCGAAGGCACCAAGGAGCGCAAGGGCGTGAAGTTTGACGAGCTGAAGGCGGAATTGCTGGAGCGGCGGAAGAACCGGTCTTAA
- a CDS encoding MBL fold metallo-hydrolase, which translates to MTSSSAAPLVPLLGSLHALQVPIPYPMKTVTVLIDAPARGPLTLIDCALDTPEARAAIEDGLAQLGRHWSDIDRLIVTHHHPDHYGLAGVIEERSGARVQMLDVEIGRGERYWHMLSEWLPGHRKHMRDHGLPEASVEGIRAENPRVHPASRVEPLREGQSVSLAGHEWEVLWLPGHADGHLGLWNEEESLLIAGDAILPRISPNIGLYAYTRPDPLGDYLQTLGKLEALNPRRAVVGHHGPVMEGVQARARELRGHHHERLDFIGAEARREGRSAYDLSLAMFPRDLDEGGRRFALAETLAHLEHLRLLGQLARTWDEGAQVWRYHA; encoded by the coding sequence ATGACCTCATCGTCCGCCGCTCCCCTCGTTCCGCTGCTGGGCAGCCTGCACGCGCTGCAAGTGCCGATTCCTTACCCCATGAAGACGGTCACGGTCCTGATCGACGCTCCGGCGCGCGGGCCACTGACCCTGATCGACTGCGCGCTCGACACCCCGGAGGCGCGCGCCGCCATCGAGGACGGGCTCGCGCAACTCGGGCGGCACTGGTCCGACATCGACCGCCTCATCGTGACGCACCACCACCCCGACCATTACGGCCTCGCGGGCGTCATCGAGGAACGCAGCGGCGCGCGCGTGCAGATGCTCGACGTGGAAATCGGGCGCGGCGAGCGCTACTGGCACATGCTGAGCGAGTGGCTGCCGGGGCACCGCAAGCACATGCGCGACCACGGGCTGCCCGAGGCATCGGTGGAGGGCATCCGCGCCGAGAACCCGCGCGTGCACCCCGCCAGCCGGGTGGAACCGCTGCGCGAGGGACAAAGCGTGTCGCTCGCCGGGCACGAGTGGGAAGTGCTGTGGCTCCCCGGTCACGCCGACGGGCACCTCGGCCTGTGGAACGAGGAAGAAAGCCTGCTGATTGCCGGCGACGCCATCTTGCCGCGCATCAGTCCCAACATCGGCCTGTACGCCTACACCCGGCCCGACCCCCTCGGCGACTACCTGCAAACGCTGGGCAAGCTGGAAGCCCTGAACCCGCGCCGGGCCGTCGTCGGGCACCACGGGCCGGTCATGGAGGGCGTGCAGGCCCGCGCCCGTGAGCTGCGCGGGCACCACCACGAGCGGCTGGACTTTATCGGCGCCGAGGCTCGCCGTGAGGGCCGCAGCGCCTACGACCTGTCGCTGGCGATGTTTCCGCGCGACCTCGACGAAGGCGGGCGCCGCTTTGCTCTGGCCGAGACGCTCGCGCACCTCGAACACCTGCGGCTGCTCGGGCAACTCGCCCGCACCTGGGACGAGGGGGCGCAGGTGTGGCGGTATCACGCTTGA
- a CDS encoding 2Fe-2S iron-sulfur cluster-binding protein, with protein MTEPLIAQQQGQPVTIAVEGYGEIQAHSGERLVTALERGGVDILHRCGGVAKCTTCRVVFTEGEPDAMTLAEHDKLQDKGLLGEARLSCQIECAEGMALRPVQTEQNSGLERGKAPADVIEPAPEWTTRPGASTEG; from the coding sequence ATGACCGAACCCCTGATTGCCCAGCAGCAAGGCCAGCCCGTCACCATTGCCGTGGAGGGCTACGGCGAGATTCAGGCCCACTCGGGCGAGCGGCTGGTCACGGCACTGGAGCGCGGCGGGGTGGACATCCTGCACCGCTGCGGCGGCGTCGCCAAATGCACGACCTGCCGGGTGGTCTTCACGGAAGGCGAACCCGACGCCATGACGCTGGCCGAACACGACAAGTTGCAGGACAAGGGCCTGCTCGGTGAGGCGCGGCTCTCCTGCCAGATCGAGTGCGCGGAAGGCATGGCGCTGCGCCCGGTGCAGACCGAGCAAAACAGCGGCCTGGAGCGCGGCAAAGCGCCCGCCGACGTGATTGAGCCCGCCCCCGAGTGGACCACCCGCCCCGGCGCCAGCACTGAGGGCTGA
- a CDS encoding DNA-3-methyladenine glycosylase: MPPLPPLNPAHFDANPVRLARELLGGTLVRVTPDGHRLSGRVVEVEAYDCPRDPACTAGRFHAARSAEMAIAPGHWLFWFAHGHPLLQVACRQEGVSASVLIRALEPLEGAGKMLDYRPVTRQRDLTSGPAKLVYALGLDPMQISHRPVNSPELHLLAPETPLADDEVTVTARVGIREGRNLPWRFLIRGNGWVSPAQPSMELAAP, encoded by the coding sequence CTGCCGCCGCTTCCACCCCTAAATCCCGCCCACTTCGACGCCAACCCGGTGCGCCTTGCCCGCGAGCTGCTCGGAGGCACGCTGGTCCGCGTAACCCCGGACGGCCACCGCCTGAGCGGGCGAGTGGTGGAAGTGGAAGCCTACGACTGCCCGCGTGACCCGGCCTGCACCGCCGGGCGCTTTCACGCCGCCCGCAGCGCGGAAATGGCGATTGCGCCCGGTCACTGGCTGTTCTGGTTCGCGCACGGGCACCCGCTGTTGCAGGTCGCCTGCCGTCAGGAAGGGGTGAGCGCCAGCGTGCTGATCCGGGCGCTTGAGCCGCTGGAAGGGGCGGGCAAAATGCTCGATTACCGCCCTGTGACCCGCCAGCGCGACCTGACGAGCGGCCCGGCGAAACTGGTCTACGCGCTCGGCCTTGACCCCATGCAGATCAGCCACCGCCCGGTGAACAGCCCCGAACTGCACCTGCTCGCGCCGGAGACTCCGCTGGCCGACGATGAAGTCACCGTCACCGCCCGCGTAGGCATCCGCGAAGGGCGCAACCTGCCCTGGCGCTTTCTGATTCGGGGCAACGGCTGGGTGTCGCCCGCGCAGCCGAGCATGGAGCTGGCCGCGCCGTGA
- a CDS encoding glycerophosphodiester phosphodiesterase, with protein sequence MSKIWFGALALLLMGCATPVASAPNPYLTGRTLNIAHQGGEALWPSNTLTAYRGAVALGVDLLEMDLHATRDGALVLSHDATLDRLTDTQGRIADLTLEQVLRADAGYTLTPAGGSGFPFRGQGVQVAQLKDVLREFPNTPLIIELKQASPSIAAPFCAELRRAGATGRVIAASFSDAALNEFRRLCPEVMTSMTERELRPLVLLSKVGLSALAPTPGQVAQVPVRSGGIEIVTPAFVRALHARGVAVQVWTIDDEAEMRRLVQMGVDGVITNRPDLLKKVLAER encoded by the coding sequence ATGTCGAAAATCTGGTTCGGGGCGCTGGCCCTGCTGCTGATGGGGTGCGCCACGCCGGTCGCGTCCGCGCCCAATCCCTACCTGACGGGCCGCACCCTCAACATCGCCCATCAGGGCGGCGAGGCGCTGTGGCCGAGCAATACCCTGACCGCCTACCGGGGCGCGGTGGCCCTCGGCGTGGACCTGCTGGAAATGGACCTGCACGCCACCCGCGACGGCGCGCTTGTCCTCTCGCACGATGCGACGCTCGACCGCCTGACCGACACCCAAGGCCGCATTGCCGACCTGACGCTGGAACAGGTGCTGCGGGCCGACGCCGGCTACACGCTGACCCCGGCGGGCGGCAGCGGCTTTCCCTTTCGGGGCCAGGGCGTGCAGGTCGCGCAGTTAAAGGACGTGCTGCGCGAGTTTCCGAACACGCCGCTGATTATCGAACTCAAGCAGGCGAGTCCCAGCATTGCCGCGCCGTTTTGCGCCGAACTGCGCCGCGCCGGGGCGACGGGGCGGGTGATTGCCGCGAGTTTCAGCGACGCGGCCCTGAACGAGTTTCGCCGCCTGTGCCCGGAAGTCATGACCTCCATGACCGAGCGCGAACTGCGCCCGCTGGTGCTGCTGAGCAAGGTGGGGCTGAGTGCTCTGGCTCCCACGCCGGGGCAGGTGGCCCAGGTGCCGGTGCGCTCGGGCGGCATCGAAATCGTCACGCCGGCCTTCGTGCGCGCCCTGCACGCCCGTGGCGTGGCGGTGCAGGTCTGGACCATTGACGACGAGGCCGAGATGCGCCGGCTGGTGCAAATGGGCGTGGACGGCGTCATCACCAACCGGCCCGACCTGCTGAAAAAGGTGCTTGCCGAACGCTGA
- a CDS encoding PH domain-containing protein, with product MSPPTPAQLAPLREPTPKWWPLLVAVLVLTSLLPVVLILAPPVLGLPRYEVSGGQVVARSLASKVVIPAGTPAEKVSLGRLSKQVGSNMPGYTVGHFRSERGELAVYGNGSRTGLLFGTQPPTFLTPADPETLLIVWKKGDAATFRPRGVPLRENIWPLLLLLPLSLAVGSLLISRPRLSYEIHGDTLTVKTRASSTDFLRQSTKASVTSDPLGVRLFGTGMPGYHTGTFSTRLGNVQAAASSARPEQALLLEHAGKRYYLTPSDPAAVEAWFGG from the coding sequence ATGTCCCCCCCGACCCCCGCTCAATTGGCGCCGCTGCGTGAGCCCACGCCGAAGTGGTGGCCGCTGCTGGTCGCAGTGCTTGTGCTGACCAGCCTGCTGCCGGTCGTGCTGATCCTGGCCCCGCCCGTGCTGGGGCTGCCCAGGTACGAGGTCTCGGGCGGGCAGGTCGTGGCGCGTTCTCTGGCGTCCAAAGTGGTCATCCCGGCGGGAACACCCGCAGAAAAAGTGTCGCTGGGACGCCTTTCAAAACAGGTGGGCAGCAACATGCCCGGCTATACGGTGGGCCACTTCCGTTCCGAGCGCGGAGAACTGGCGGTCTACGGCAACGGCTCGCGCACGGGACTGCTGTTCGGCACCCAGCCGCCCACTTTCCTCACGCCCGCCGACCCCGAAACTTTGCTCATCGTCTGGAAAAAAGGGGACGCGGCAACCTTCCGGCCCAGGGGAGTGCCGCTGCGGGAAAATATCTGGCCGCTGCTGCTGCTTTTGCCACTCTCACTCGCGGTCGGCTCGCTCCTCATCTCCAGGCCGCGCCTCAGTTACGAAATCCACGGCGACACCCTCACCGTCAAGACTCGCGCCAGCAGCACCGATTTTCTGCGCCAAAGCACGAAGGCCAGCGTGACCAGCGACCCGCTAGGCGTGCGGCTGTTCGGCACCGGGATGCCCGGTTATCACACCGGCACCTTTTCCACCCGTTTGGGCAACGTGCAGGCGGCGGCGAGCAGTGCCCGGCCAGAGCAAGCGCTGCTGCTGGAACACGCGGGCAAACGGTACTACCTGACACCGAGTGACCCGGCGGCGGTGGAGGCGTGGTTCGGGGGCTGA
- a CDS encoding DUF2905 domain-containing protein, producing MASLPKLLILAGVFAIVLGLLWAYQPGLLRTLFGWFGRLPGDIRYQNGNTFVFVPWVSMLVLSVVLSLLARLFR from the coding sequence ATGGCATCTCTTCCCAAACTGCTGATTCTGGCCGGTGTATTCGCCATCGTGCTGGGCCTGCTGTGGGCCTATCAGCCGGGGCTGCTGCGGACCCTGTTCGGCTGGTTCGGGCGGCTGCCGGGCGACATTCGCTACCAGAACGGCAACACCTTCGTTTTCGTGCCCTGGGTCAGCATGTTGGTGCTCAGCGTAGTGCTGAGCCTGCTCGCCCGGCTGTTTCGCTGA
- a CDS encoding permease prefix domain 1-containing protein: MTPEDRFVKAATRGLSRGKRAEAQAELRSHLHERTQQLILAGKPLPSAQAQAMQELGAPAQIARGLRRTEHVHPLLSAAVLLALAGVLLWPVPELRWQQLMSQVYNGVGTSSGSGAELMELGSLPLPEARRRLGTLDIELVHQKGSYLLRRAGLPDAPLGDTRTFQCLPPLLPGGTRPTLTDLLNSELPTYVDMPGLLSCMAQAHWPLTVSPSGVALGEQTLPLSWGTDYSLSAALSQVYFPALSTALRQLPAPMWQAAGIGGPLITPLASDDLHSAPPLQLNLPGGTPILALVKKQSRSYGAPERTTYPAFAAALRWTDAQGQLQLPRPLHGPELRLYSSRAAWLQAPLTENATLLLPVSTQATQEISLTPLAVSGPVPE; the protein is encoded by the coding sequence ATGACCCCCGAAGACCGCTTTGTGAAAGCCGCCACCCGGGGCCTGAGCCGGGGCAAACGGGCCGAAGCCCAGGCCGAGCTACGCTCTCACCTGCACGAGCGCACCCAGCAACTGATTCTGGCGGGTAAGCCGCTGCCGTCAGCGCAGGCACAGGCCATGCAGGAACTTGGCGCACCGGCCCAGATTGCACGGGGCTTACGGCGCACCGAGCATGTCCACCCGCTGCTGAGCGCGGCGGTGCTGTTGGCCCTGGCGGGGGTGCTCCTCTGGCCGGTGCCGGAACTGCGTTGGCAGCAGCTCATGTCCCAGGTCTATAACGGTGTGGGAACAAGTAGCGGCAGCGGGGCAGAACTCATGGAACTGGGTTCCTTGCCCCTCCCCGAAGCGCGGCGGCGACTTGGCACCCTTGACATAGAGCTTGTCCACCAGAAAGGAAGCTACCTGCTGCGGCGTGCCGGCCTTCCAGACGCTCCGCTCGGGGACACACGGACCTTTCAGTGCCTGCCGCCCCTCTTGCCCGGGGGGACGCGGCCCACCCTCACTGACCTCTTGAATTCCGAGCTGCCCACTTACGTCGATATGCCCGGTCTGCTCAGCTGTATGGCACAGGCTCACTGGCCGCTCACCGTCTCGCCCAGCGGAGTGGCGCTCGGCGAGCAGACACTCCCGCTCTCCTGGGGAACGGATTACAGCCTGTCTGCAGCACTGTCGCAGGTGTACTTTCCAGCGCTCAGCACCGCCCTCAGGCAGCTTCCTGCACCTATGTGGCAAGCCGCTGGGATCGGTGGACCACTTATCACCCCACTCGCCAGCGATGACCTCCACTCTGCGCCCCCGCTTCAGCTGAATCTGCCCGGCGGGACGCCCATTTTGGCGCTCGTCAAAAAGCAGAGTCGGTCATACGGCGCCCCAGAACGCACAACTTACCCAGCATTTGCGGCGGCCCTGCGCTGGACGGACGCCCAGGGACAGCTCCAACTTCCGCGGCCCCTTCACGGCCCAGAGCTACGGCTCTACAGTTCACGTGCAGCATGGCTCCAGGCTCCACTCACGGAGAACGCCACCCTACTGCTGCCCGTGTCAACTCAGGCAACTCAGGAAATTAGTCTCACGCCGCTGGCTGTCAGCGGGCCGGTGCCTGAATAA
- a CDS encoding glutaredoxin family protein — protein MVKMYTTTWCPDCHAAKRALTQKGIAYEEINIEQDEQAAEYVMSVNGGRRSVPTLVSGDVAHSLSGFRPQKLDAFLAEAGL, from the coding sequence ATGGTCAAAATGTACACCACCACCTGGTGCCCCGACTGCCACGCGGCCAAGCGGGCGCTGACGCAGAAGGGCATCGCTTACGAGGAAATCAACATCGAGCAGGACGAACAGGCCGCCGAGTACGTGATGAGCGTGAACGGCGGGCGCCGCAGCGTGCCCACCCTGGTCAGCGGCGACGTGGCGCACAGCCTCAGCGGGTTCCGGCCTCAGAAGCTCGACGCGTTTCTGGCGGAAGCGGGCCTCTAA
- a CDS encoding PadR family transcriptional regulator gives MQGKDLDGNLLRGTLDFLLLASLEDGPLYGLRIIQDVQDRTDGHFRFKEGTLYPALHRLEKRGWIVGEQRPSDAGGPPRKYYELTEGGKTELARQREQQRAHARALAPYLQLWRLA, from the coding sequence ATGCAAGGTAAAGACCTGGACGGCAACCTGCTGCGCGGCACCCTGGACTTTCTGCTGCTGGCGAGCCTGGAAGACGGCCCGCTGTACGGCCTACGCATCATTCAGGACGTGCAGGACCGGACCGACGGGCATTTCCGCTTCAAGGAAGGGACGCTGTATCCGGCATTGCACCGCCTGGAAAAGCGCGGCTGGATCGTGGGGGAGCAGCGTCCGAGCGACGCGGGCGGCCCACCGCGCAAATACTATGAGCTGACCGAGGGCGGCAAAACCGAACTCGCCCGGCAGCGCGAGCAGCAGCGTGCCCATGCCCGCGCCCTTGCCCCCTACCTGCAACTTTGGAGACTGGCATGA
- a CDS encoding esterase/lipase family protein, giving the protein MTVPFLAFSKRFVLLPLSAALLAGCGTLTQAPSELSAQALAAPVRHPVLFVHGFNSDGSIWSPMMNRFKQDGWTDAQLFSWSYDSFKSNAVTADLLRQKVDAILAQTGAAQVDIVSHSMGALSSRYYLKNLGGTAKVDAWVSLGGPNHGTDFALACSTASCIEMRQGSSFIKALNSGDETPGAVRYATWWSPCDAVINPNSSVPLSGATNTKTSCLTHSSLYGDATVYTQVRDFIGR; this is encoded by the coding sequence ATGACTGTCCCTTTCCTGGCTTTTTCCAAACGTTTCGTCCTGTTGCCGCTCTCGGCGGCGCTGCTGGCGGGCTGTGGCACCCTGACCCAGGCTCCGTCCGAGCTGTCGGCCCAGGCCCTTGCCGCGCCGGTGCGGCATCCGGTACTGTTCGTGCACGGTTTCAACTCGGATGGCTCCATCTGGAGCCCGATGATGAACCGCTTCAAGCAGGACGGCTGGACCGACGCGCAGCTGTTCAGCTGGTCGTATGACAGCTTCAAGTCCAACGCCGTGACTGCCGACCTGCTGCGGCAGAAGGTGGACGCGATCCTGGCGCAGACCGGCGCGGCGCAAGTGGACATCGTGTCGCACTCGATGGGCGCGCTCTCCAGCCGCTACTACCTCAAGAACCTCGGCGGCACCGCCAAAGTGGACGCCTGGGTGTCGCTCGGCGGCCCCAACCACGGCACCGATTTTGCGCTGGCCTGCTCCACCGCCTCCTGCATTGAGATGCGCCAGGGCTCGTCGTTCATCAAAGCGCTCAACAGCGGCGACGAAACGCCCGGCGCGGTCCGCTACGCCACCTGGTGGTCGCCCTGCGACGCGGTCATCAACCCCAACAGCAGCGTGCCGCTCAGCGGAGCCACCAATACTAAGACCTCCTGCCTGACCCACTCGAGCCTGTACGGTGACGCCACCGTCTACACCCAGGTGCGCGACTTTATTGGCCGCTGA
- a CDS encoding AAA family ATPase produces MSRLFYLIGPPGSGKRTVGLELTRLTGAALLDNHIINDPMFAAFGFTGQGDPPAEVWSFTRRLRALLLEAVAAAPAGVSHIFTNYLADLPGEAEMIGKFAALAEQRGATFVPVFLTCPTEELRRRMPLPERRARLKLTDPDTLQAVLDSKGVLPVPEGMLTLDTSRLSPEEAARAIMGHAEALALSSSNPHP; encoded by the coding sequence GTGAGCCGTCTCTTCTATCTCATCGGGCCGCCCGGCAGCGGCAAACGCACCGTGGGGCTGGAACTCACGCGGCTGACCGGCGCGGCGCTGCTCGACAACCACATCATCAATGACCCGATGTTCGCAGCGTTCGGCTTCACGGGCCAGGGCGACCCGCCCGCCGAGGTCTGGTCTTTTACCCGCCGCCTGCGGGCGCTGCTGCTGGAGGCGGTGGCGGCGGCTCCGGCGGGGGTCAGCCATATTTTCACCAACTACCTGGCAGACCTGCCCGGTGAGGCCGAGATGATAGGCAAGTTCGCGGCGCTGGCTGAGCAGCGGGGGGCCACTTTCGTCCCGGTCTTCCTGACCTGCCCCACCGAAGAACTGCGGCGCCGGATGCCGCTGCCGGAGCGCCGTGCCCGCCTGAAGTTGACCGACCCCGACACGTTGCAGGCCGTGCTGGACAGCAAAGGCGTCTTGCCTGTGCCGGAAGGCATGTTGACGCTGGACACTTCGCGGCTTTCCCCGGAGGAAGCGGCGCGGGCCATCATGGGGCACGCCGAAGCTCTCGCCCTGTCGTCCAGCAACCCTCATCCATGA